A single window of Vibrio stylophorae DNA harbors:
- a CDS encoding dihydrodipicolinate synthase — translation MKKRIFDYTAADLANANRAEIVDSIRRSEGRTLMVENVVAITPPLDVVSGAEIAAAFGADMITLNCLDVMNPEIKVLLDDPEAQMSIADIKAATGRMIGCNLEPVPADVKDLCVGRTVTRETVQRAIDLGLDYIMLTGNPGNCVTQETILDAIRLARSVSNEIIIIAGKMHGGGVGNDYNLAIVPEFAQAGADIMMFPAPYTTPGVTPDMACEMMHSVHQAGMLGMLAIGTSQEGATESYIEQVGIACKAAGADIVHIGDGGYAGIAPPENIMRLGLTIRGRRHQYKRMANRR, via the coding sequence ATGAAAAAGCGTATTTTTGATTACACCGCAGCAGATTTAGCAAACGCAAATCGTGCTGAAATTGTAGATAGCATTCGTCGCTCAGAAGGGCGTACCTTGATGGTGGAAAACGTCGTCGCGATTACGCCGCCATTGGACGTGGTTTCTGGTGCTGAAATTGCTGCGGCATTTGGCGCGGATATGATCACCTTGAACTGTTTAGATGTGATGAATCCTGAAATCAAGGTGCTGTTGGATGATCCTGAAGCGCAAATGAGTATCGCCGATATTAAAGCGGCGACTGGCCGTATGATTGGTTGTAACTTGGAACCCGTTCCTGCGGATGTAAAAGACTTGTGTGTGGGGCGAACCGTTACGCGTGAAACCGTGCAGCGAGCTATCGATTTGGGTTTGGATTACATCATGCTCACAGGTAACCCAGGGAACTGTGTCACCCAAGAAACCATTTTAGATGCGATTCGTTTAGCGCGAAGTGTATCCAATGAGATCATCATTATTGCTGGCAAGATGCATGGTGGTGGTGTGGGCAATGATTACAACCTCGCCATTGTGCCTGAGTTCGCGCAGGCAGGTGCAGATATTATGATGTTCCCCGCGCCATATACCACACCAGGTGTGACACCGGATATGGCCTGCGAGATGATGCACTCAGTCCATCAAGCTGGCATGTTAGGGATGTTGGCGATTGGTACGTCTCAGGAGGGGGCAACGGAGAGCTATATTGAACAAGTCGGTATTGCTTGTAAGGCCGCTGGCGCAGACATTGTTCATATTGGTGATGGCGGCTATGCGGGCATTGCACCACCAGAAAATATTATGCGTTTAGGTTTGACGATTCGTGGTCGGCGACATCAATATAAACGAATGGCCAATCGTCGCTAA
- a CDS encoding PTS lactose/cellobiose transporter subunit IIA: protein MVQAIQSSDDITEEFLMTLLCQVGEARAAFMEAMSAARQGHFDEASRCLNEGDQALIDVHRSQTSLIGFDEGEGKVTMTLILTHIQDHIMTTMLCRDLAAEIVGIHQLIREKEFA, encoded by the coding sequence ATGGTTCAAGCGATTCAGTCAAGTGACGATATCACTGAAGAGTTTCTGATGACCTTGCTGTGTCAAGTTGGTGAAGCGCGCGCCGCATTTATGGAGGCCATGAGTGCGGCAAGGCAAGGTCATTTTGATGAGGCGAGTCGTTGTTTAAATGAAGGCGATCAAGCACTGATTGACGTGCATCGTTCACAAACATCCTTGATCGGTTTTGATGAAGGTGAAGGCAAAGTCACCATGACTTTAATCTTGACGCATATTCAGGACCACATTATGACCACCATGCTGTGTCGTGATTTAGCAGCAGAGATTGTCGGTATTCATCAGCTGATTCGAGAAAAGGAGTTTGCATGA
- a CDS encoding PTS sugar transporter subunit IIC, which produces MSLIDKTMHFVENSVAPIAGRISAQRHINAIKDGFVSSMPFLIVGSLLLVFAYPPSSNGWFFGGWHSLIAMIGMDNIMAPFNLSMGIFAIYATFGMGFSLAESYKLRPMNTGMLSVFAFLLAAAPIKDGGIPASYLGGAGAFTAIICGLLVPEMQRLLIKYNIRIKMPEAVPPKISASFDLLIPIVVISLVIMPINVILANYDLQIPSAVMTLFQPLVVASDSYIACLVAVLLVQLLWFSGIHGGSVVGGIIAPMLLINLEANQAALAAGEVLPHIFINPVMDFFIFVGGAGGTWGLVCLMIFSKSTQLKTIGKMSVIPGSFNINEPVIFGTPIVMNPLYFIPWLLAPALNTTIVWLAFKTGFVAKIIALPPWTMPAPIGAMIATNSGTAILVVCSSIVVSALVFLPFLKVHEKQLVAEEKAREDAQASGAMPQAAEGAA; this is translated from the coding sequence ATGTCATTGATTGATAAAACAATGCATTTTGTTGAAAACTCTGTGGCACCGATTGCGGGCAGAATTTCCGCACAGCGCCATATCAATGCAATTAAAGATGGTTTTGTTTCAAGTATGCCGTTTTTGATTGTGGGTTCACTACTCTTAGTTTTTGCTTACCCGCCATCATCGAATGGATGGTTCTTTGGCGGTTGGCATAGTCTGATTGCGATGATTGGCATGGATAATATTATGGCGCCATTCAATCTAAGCATGGGGATCTTTGCCATTTATGCCACCTTTGGTATGGGGTTTAGCTTGGCTGAATCTTACAAATTACGACCAATGAACACCGGGATGCTTAGCGTCTTTGCTTTCTTACTTGCAGCGGCCCCGATTAAAGATGGTGGTATTCCCGCGTCTTATCTCGGTGGCGCCGGTGCCTTTACTGCGATTATTTGTGGTTTGTTAGTGCCTGAAATGCAGCGACTACTGATTAAATATAATATTCGCATCAAGATGCCTGAAGCTGTACCGCCAAAAATTTCAGCCTCTTTTGATCTCTTGATTCCCATTGTGGTGATCTCATTGGTGATCATGCCTATTAACGTTATCTTGGCGAATTACGATCTTCAGATTCCTTCTGCGGTAATGACCTTGTTCCAGCCATTGGTCGTGGCGTCCGATTCTTATATCGCCTGTCTGGTTGCGGTTTTACTGGTTCAATTGTTGTGGTTTAGCGGCATTCATGGTGGCTCTGTGGTCGGTGGGATCATTGCACCCATGCTGCTCATTAACTTGGAAGCGAACCAAGCGGCACTGGCTGCCGGAGAGGTGCTACCTCATATCTTTATTAACCCTGTAATGGACTTCTTTATTTTTGTTGGTGGTGCGGGTGGTACTTGGGGTCTGGTTTGTTTGATGATCTTCTCTAAATCAACGCAGCTCAAAACCATTGGTAAAATGTCGGTTATTCCTGGGTCCTTTAATATCAATGAGCCCGTGATTTTTGGCACACCGATTGTCATGAACCCACTTTATTTCATTCCTTGGTTATTGGCACCAGCGCTGAATACCACCATTGTTTGGCTTGCCTTTAAAACTGGTTTTGTTGCAAAAATTATTGCCTTGCCACCATGGACCATGCCGGCACCAATTGGTGCGATGATTGCCACCAATTCAGGTACTGCCATTTTGGTTGTATGTAGCAGTATTGTAGTCAGTGCGTTGGTTTTCCTTCCTTTCTTAAAGGTGCATGAAAAGCAGTTAGTGGCAGAAGAAAAAGCGCGTGAGGATGCACAAGCAAGTGGTGCGATGCCACAAGCTGCTGAGGGGGCTGCATAA
- a CDS encoding PTS sugar transporter subunit IIB, with protein MKIFLCCAAGMSTSMLVNKMEQAAEMKGIECEISAHSIAEFEECMARSDVCLVAPQVKFKFEEFKQLANAQGKGCGLIDMMSYGMMKGDVVLEQAMALYSEHQ; from the coding sequence ATGAAAATATTTCTATGTTGTGCCGCTGGCATGTCGACCAGCATGTTGGTGAATAAAATGGAGCAGGCAGCTGAGATGAAGGGAATTGAATGTGAAATTTCTGCGCATTCCATTGCTGAATTTGAAGAGTGCATGGCACGTAGTGATGTTTGTCTGGTTGCGCCACAAGTGAAGTTTAAATTTGAAGAGTTTAAGCAGTTGGCCAATGCCCAAGGTAAGGGATGTGGCCTGATCGATATGATGAGCTACGGAATGATGAAAGGGGATGTGGTGCTTGAGCAAGCCATGGCCCTTTATTCCGAGCATCAATAA
- a CDS encoding LacI family DNA-binding transcriptional regulator has product MATINDVCRIAGVSKATVSRVINGTGQVKESTSARVQDAIQQLNYRPSSVAQALAKQEGTSIGLMLSDFSKSYVGTLLKQASLSSEMVGKQLLIADGHLQPEKEIEAIYSLHEKKCGVIVLHGSLLTVEQLIELNHDIDVPMVHVGRQLPPEAGYSISLNQGQLMRAAVTYLIESGHRNITYVGPSWETHAYVARLNSFLECIDQYSDLGCKGQFIESMHGIDMGYMMGKHLASNLGNCTAVICAGDDIAVGCIHAFKEAGINVPADVSVMGIDNDPYSAYMTPALTTMSVPIQEMIDRALHVAKKLITSQEIFLPESFAGELIIRESTSAI; this is encoded by the coding sequence ATGGCCACGATCAATGATGTTTGCCGTATTGCCGGGGTATCAAAAGCGACAGTATCGCGTGTAATCAATGGAACAGGGCAAGTCAAAGAAAGCACAAGCGCACGAGTTCAAGACGCGATTCAACAACTGAATTATCGCCCGAGTTCTGTCGCACAGGCTTTGGCGAAACAGGAAGGTACCAGTATTGGCTTAATGCTGTCTGACTTTTCTAAAAGTTATGTGGGGACTTTGCTCAAACAGGCTTCACTTAGCTCTGAGATGGTGGGTAAGCAACTGCTGATAGCAGATGGTCATCTACAACCAGAAAAAGAGATTGAAGCCATCTATTCGCTGCATGAAAAAAAATGTGGCGTGATTGTACTTCACGGTAGTTTACTGACTGTCGAGCAATTAATTGAATTAAATCATGATATTGATGTTCCGATGGTGCATGTGGGACGACAGTTGCCACCAGAGGCGGGCTACTCTATTTCTCTCAATCAAGGTCAGTTGATGCGTGCTGCAGTCACTTATTTGATTGAGTCTGGCCATCGAAATATTACCTATGTCGGCCCATCTTGGGAGACCCATGCCTACGTTGCACGGCTCAATAGCTTTCTTGAGTGTATCGATCAGTACAGCGATTTGGGATGTAAAGGGCAGTTTATTGAAAGCATGCACGGTATTGATATGGGCTATATGATGGGCAAACATCTAGCTTCAAACCTAGGGAATTGCACGGCTGTCATTTGCGCTGGTGATGATATCGCTGTGGGTTGTATTCATGCTTTCAAAGAAGCGGGTATAAATGTGCCTGCGGATGTATCCGTGATGGGGATCGATAATGACCCATACTCTGCTTATATGACACCTGCATTGACGACGATGAGCGTGCCAATTCAAGAGATGATTGACCGTGCGCTGCATGTGGCGAAAAAATTAATTACCTCACAAGAGATATTTTTGCCTGAATCCTTTGCTGGTGAGTTAATTATTCGCGAGTCAACTTCAGCAATTTAA
- a CDS encoding DUF2799 domain-containing protein gives MWLRSIFLGLVVLLTGCVSSEVRHLAQDGDWQAAGFYDGQKGHKQKSADTLAHLSQGMAVDQAAYDAGYAAGLLEFCQLENAYRLGVLKVNYLGQCDDMPDGAHFRSNWEQAFYSDLHDW, from the coding sequence ATGTGGTTGCGTTCGATATTCCTAGGTTTGGTTGTGCTACTCACAGGTTGCGTGTCATCTGAAGTTCGTCATTTAGCACAAGATGGCGACTGGCAAGCGGCTGGTTTCTATGATGGCCAAAAAGGGCATAAACAAAAATCTGCTGATACATTGGCTCACCTCAGTCAAGGAATGGCCGTCGATCAAGCTGCCTATGATGCTGGCTATGCCGCGGGTTTGCTTGAGTTTTGCCAACTTGAAAATGCCTACCGACTGGGTGTGTTGAAAGTGAACTATCTCGGTCAGTGTGATGATATGCCCGATGGCGCGCACTTTCGCTCTAATTGGGAGCAGGCTTTCTACAGTGACCTGCACGATTGGTAA
- the ubiT gene encoding ubiquinone anaerobic biosynthesis accessory factor UbiT — protein sequence MFKQLHAACVAKAPQFLRHPAKLMPFRAKQQLLLPLLNRLFAEAIEEGDLDFLSDRWLKLEVTDLDVVHYISFVDNALVMAEQVPQFDVSFSANTNDLILVAGRKEDPDTLFFQRRLRIEGDTELGLELKNLMDNIDWQAMPSYMSWPLVKLSGFVEQGMAHQQSKAMAL from the coding sequence GTGTTTAAACAACTTCACGCCGCTTGCGTGGCTAAAGCGCCGCAATTTCTTCGTCATCCTGCGAAACTGATGCCATTTCGAGCCAAGCAACAGCTGTTATTGCCACTGCTCAATCGCCTCTTTGCAGAAGCCATTGAAGAGGGCGATCTCGATTTTCTTAGCGATCGCTGGCTCAAACTCGAAGTGACCGATTTGGATGTGGTGCATTATATCAGCTTTGTTGACAATGCATTGGTGATGGCTGAGCAGGTTCCGCAATTTGATGTCAGCTTTAGTGCCAACACCAATGATCTCATTTTGGTGGCTGGTCGTAAGGAAGATCCGGATACACTGTTTTTTCAGCGTCGATTAAGAATTGAAGGTGATACTGAATTAGGACTTGAGCTGAAAAATCTGATGGATAACATCGATTGGCAAGCGATGCCAAGTTATATGAGTTGGCCACTAGTAAAACTCTCTGGCTTTGTCGAGCAAGGTATGGCTCATCAACAATCAAAGGCAATGGCATTATGA
- a CDS encoding putative bifunctional diguanylate cyclase/phosphodiesterase, with translation MPINALHQWFPTLTEHSPFIFAVLDTQHRYLMVNDRFCELCGLAREAIIGQTDRDVLGDQFYACFSPFYQRAFDGEVIEDEVVLNDGLGDTALHFSLSPMLNEQGDVQAVVIHAADTSERLVLNHSVTDAEAKFGLLSQLIQEGVCLLDGDVVISANDRAAQLLGVPHRHDLITESLGHFLSERHSERPLENLDNLINSPSAIECTTRRRHEPQTLTLSLSPTTSMGSPATLALLSPLPQSVAVAHQPVEMATVDPLTSLLNRHGFMSQLDRMVNQQQALTMLYLDIDNFKNINDSLGHHIGDRVLKEIAHRLQRLLSPEVVIGHLGSDEYAILLPCNIVPEQEALGIVEQIITLVKRPFDLQHFRKNLACSIGVVSYPKDGASARILLQNADTAMHEAKSQGRNRHVIFDELMNKEARKQLWLEIELQRALLHSRLQVFFQAKVSARDYSINGAEALVRWHHPVEGFISPGQFIPVAERSGLIEAVGRFVMREVFKAVKRWTQLGILPGRIAINLSPQQFRNPQLMSYVKRLQQESGVNPRNITFELTENAVMSDSEHALQMLDHIKKQGFALSIDDFGTGYSSLSYLARFPLDELKIDRAFICALDDTPKQITLVENIINLGKALSMNVVAEGVETREQATLLSNLNCDCIQGFHFYKPIAQHEFEALLLKNSKQTKTKTLNPVSHQ, from the coding sequence ATGCCAATCAATGCGCTGCACCAATGGTTTCCAACGCTCACTGAGCATAGCCCTTTCATTTTTGCTGTTTTAGATACCCAGCACCGTTATTTGATGGTTAACGACCGTTTCTGCGAACTCTGTGGATTGGCACGAGAAGCTATTATTGGCCAAACCGACCGCGACGTTTTAGGCGATCAGTTCTACGCCTGTTTTTCACCATTTTATCAGCGCGCCTTTGATGGAGAGGTGATTGAAGATGAAGTGGTGCTCAATGATGGATTGGGTGATACCGCGCTGCATTTTAGTCTCTCGCCAATGCTCAATGAGCAGGGAGATGTGCAAGCCGTGGTCATTCATGCCGCAGATACGTCTGAGCGCTTGGTGCTGAATCACTCAGTGACTGATGCAGAAGCTAAATTTGGCTTGCTCAGCCAGCTGATTCAAGAAGGCGTTTGTTTGCTCGATGGCGATGTGGTGATCTCAGCCAATGATCGCGCCGCTCAGTTACTCGGCGTGCCACATCGTCACGATTTAATCACCGAGTCTTTAGGGCATTTTTTATCAGAGCGCCATTCGGAGCGCCCGCTGGAAAATCTCGATAACCTGATCAATAGCCCATCAGCCATTGAGTGCACCACCCGTCGCCGCCATGAGCCACAAACCCTAACACTGTCGCTATCGCCAACCACCTCCATGGGTAGCCCTGCCACTCTGGCACTGCTCAGCCCGCTACCACAATCGGTCGCAGTGGCTCACCAACCCGTGGAAATGGCGACGGTTGACCCCTTAACGAGCCTGCTCAATCGCCATGGTTTTATGAGCCAATTGGATCGCATGGTGAATCAGCAACAAGCGCTGACCATGCTCTACCTCGACATTGATAACTTTAAAAATATCAATGACTCGCTCGGCCATCATATTGGCGATCGCGTGCTCAAAGAGATCGCCCATCGTCTGCAGCGTCTGCTGTCACCTGAAGTGGTCATTGGTCACTTGGGGAGTGATGAATATGCCATTTTACTGCCTTGTAATATCGTGCCCGAACAAGAAGCCTTAGGCATCGTTGAGCAGATCATCACCTTAGTGAAACGTCCTTTTGACCTACAGCATTTTCGTAAAAACCTCGCCTGCTCTATTGGCGTGGTGAGTTATCCCAAAGATGGGGCGAGCGCGCGTATTTTGCTACAAAACGCCGATACCGCCATGCATGAGGCCAAAAGCCAAGGGCGTAATCGTCATGTCATTTTTGATGAACTGATGAACAAAGAAGCGCGTAAACAACTTTGGCTTGAGATTGAATTGCAACGCGCGCTGCTGCACTCACGTTTGCAAGTTTTCTTCCAAGCCAAGGTCAGTGCGCGTGATTATTCGATCAATGGCGCTGAAGCTTTGGTTCGTTGGCATCACCCGGTTGAGGGCTTTATTAGTCCAGGACAATTTATTCCCGTGGCCGAGCGCTCCGGTTTAATTGAAGCTGTGGGCCGCTTTGTGATGCGTGAAGTGTTTAAAGCGGTCAAACGTTGGACCCAACTGGGCATCCTTCCGGGGCGCATTGCCATTAACTTATCACCGCAACAGTTTCGTAATCCGCAGCTAATGAGCTACGTCAAACGCTTGCAGCAAGAGTCCGGTGTTAACCCGCGCAACATTACCTTTGAGCTTACTGAAAACGCAGTGATGAGTGATAGTGAGCACGCACTACAAATGCTTGATCACATCAAAAAGCAAGGCTTTGCGCTGTCCATTGATGACTTTGGTACGGGTTACTCTTCACTGTCCTATTTGGCCCGTTTCCCGCTTGATGAGTTGAAAATTGACCGCGCCTTTATCTGCGCGCTGGATGACACGCCAAAACAGATCACCTTGGTGGAAAACATCATCAATTTAGGCAAAGCGCTGAGTATGAACGTGGTGGCCGAAGGGGTGGAAACGCGCGAGCAAGCGACCCTGCTGTCCAATTTAAATTGCGACTGTATTCAAGGATTCCACTTTTATAAACCCATTGCACAACATGAATTTGAAGCACTTTTGTTAAAGAACAGTAAACAAACCAAAACAAAAACCCTAAACCCTGTATCACATCAATAA